The DNA region atgcttgtttcaggtgtgtgattcaaccactactgcagctagagagatcagcaggactgtcactcTCAGTTCGGATTTCCTGTAACGAATGGGTGGCTGAAGCAGAGTTTACACGTGTTTCAGTAAAATCAAAACAGGAGAATCTTTTTGGGTTTTTATTAAAGCCTAAAATGGAATGACAAGACAGCATTAATGGATACAaatctggtaacagcaaggtaagcagatttacatttttaaagagaacctgtgactAATCTGAGGACTGCGTGTTGGTTGCCACAAGCATTGGGAATGCCTTCCAAGGTACATCCGTTAAGAAATGgtctcagtgatctgcaaacttggctctccagctgttgaggaactacaagttccaaaaggcattgcaggagtctgacagccacagtcatgattcataaaggcaaatgcattgtgggaattgtagttccttaacagctggagagctaagtTTGCAGACCACTGGTCTATGGGACAACAATAATCCCGCCTACATGCAGCTTGTAACTGGTCCAATAAGATTCACTTCCTGCTTACTTTAAGTAGCCCAATTCTGAGCTGAATACAATTTGCATCACATTTTCACGCAAGCTGGAATTCTGTCGCTGACACCTTTAATCAGTCGGgggctggtcaatgagatgcagaaaaaaaatatctaagctgatgcagaattatgcaaatgtatgcagcttgataaTATACCATCAAATGAAGCCATGGTgggattcgattggtccatttttaagctgcataattaTACTTCAACTCAGCATTCTTTACACCTCATCCCTAGCGCTGAATATAGTTCCCCTTCACTGACTGCCTCAGCTAGACTGGTGCTCTTTATACTACCGTGCTACAAGACCTGTAACTGGTCAGTGAGATATTATTCATTCCAGTTACTGTGCTAGCTAATTAACCAAGATGTGTGAATGAACGTGATGACTGCAGCTATATAACAGACTTCCTAGGTCTGTGGAGAGTTGCATATTAAAACAATGTATTAATAGCAAAATTAAAAACAGTGAGAAAAGCTGGTGAATgcaggagaccccccccccccccccccccatggctccAGCTGGTGGAAATTCCAGATCCTCATCGGCTACTAACTGGAGATTAAACTGCAGGAAGAGGCTAATGTCTGAGGCTCCACCTTGTGGACAAAAGCTGGAACTGTTTATCTTCAACCCAGGCTTCTCTCATTCTCCAGACAGGCAAACTGGATGCGCAATAGAGGAAAGGTGGCTAATAAATACtacagttcataaataaaattccATGCAGATCTGCTCAGGAAGTCGGCTTGGTGGGAGGCGGAGGAGGACTGGCATCGGCAATGGTGGCCAAGTAGATGAGATTCCTGTGCAGAACTTGCTGATACCTGGAGGGCAGAGAGGAGAGCCATGAGCTGATtgactaatggtgtgtacacacttgaaagatttaccaccttccatgtagtatgagagccatactctacacagtctattctatggagctgaactccccatcagacagaaatctttgcaagatgctgcacacacagatgctgcacacatgcaacagatcagtatctgcaaaagatccgttcctgtaaaatgcattcatagtctgatatctgcagatcccatacacaccttgtttaacagacattcatctgcatatctgacaatcatctgcagatccattccggtggatctgatctgcagatgaatgtctgttaaagagacactgaagcgaataaattttgccctttttaccttACTATTCGCTACAGTAACtttgtcgtggattttgctgcgctaagaggcagagctttctgctgtagctctgcctctcctgccgtcaatcgccacctctccccgcccctctctgtgaaggaagagtgagaggggcggggagaggtggcgatctgccgcaattgacatcaggagaggcagagctgaaagctctgcctctttgtgTAAATGCCAGCCAGATTgccccctggggatttggggggtctgcagccctcattttgcGGCACTTTACGTGTGcagagagcactgaagcgaattataaggtaaaaagggcaaaatgaatttgcttcagtgtctctttaaacaaggtgtgtatgagatctgcagatataactatgaatgcattttgcatgaattgatcttttgcagatactgatcttttgaatgtgtacagcatctttgtgtgcagcatcttgaaaagacttatctgatggggagttcagctccatagtaccactgtagagtatggctctcatacaacatggaagggggtaaaactggtctatgttctttcattaatctttgaaGTATATATGTAGCATAAGGCTAGAGAACAGAGGTGGAAATGGTCAGTAAAATTAGTATTTGGagcactcacaatctaatccctaccatagtgtcatatgtatgtactgtgtagtgtatgtattgtagtctaggaccaattttagtgggaagccaattaacttatctgtatgtgtttgggatgttggaggaaactggaggaaacccacacagacaccagTAGAACATACTGCCACCCAGCAGATAGTTTccttgctgggattcgaaccaaacCCACCGCAAACATAAGATGCACCAGAAAATGTCTTTACAGGAAACACCAAGGCACTGGGCAAACTAGTTTAATATAAAAGAAGttcactatatcagaaattgtcatactaAACACACAAAGTTTACCATAGTGCTCTAACCCTTATTCAATTGGGAGTATTTTTTCCCTCTTTCCTTTCAATACTTCAGTATGCGAGCACAGACAGCTTCTAAAGccagatcaaaatgcacagtgcatAATATGCAGGGACTGGCATACAATAATCGTGCATCAGCTTGCACAGAAGGTAGCATagatctcaccagttaatgcaggtacagtactgatagtgtgggctgcacggtggcgtagtggttagctctctcgccttgcagcgctggctccctggttcgaatcccagccagggcactatctgcaaagagtttgtatgttctctccgtgtctgtgggtttcctccgggcactcaggtttcttcccacgttccaaaaacatacggataagttaattggctccccctaaaaaattggccctagactacagtacttacactacataatatagacatatggcaatggtagggattagattgtgagctcctttgagggacagttagtgacaagatatatatatacactgtacagcgctgcgtaatatgtcggcgctatataaatactaaataataaaaataataataataataatagtgttctcctctgtccacatttatgTGCAGCCTGGATAATACTgtggcattgcagccatgcacaagcaatcaCAGATGACAGGCGATTTCCTcagtaattaggctgcagcttacACAGGGAGCATAGGTCTCACTCGCTGGAGCTTTTGAGGTAACccacgcaggcccagagtagCGAGCAGACTACAAGTAGCCGCCCACCTACAGCTCATTGGACTCCGACTGACCTATGACGCAAGTGCCCGCCCACATTCCTctatagccggatacagaatacAGCAGGGGTCAAAAACAagcttactataacagaagttctattatatccgggtttactatatcagatgcTACTACAatatacttataatggggctTGACCTGAACACatggtttactataatgagattatactgtactatGTCAGCTTTCCAAGCACATTTCATTCACATTGTATGTAGCTAGGAACCGGGCCATGCAAACTTGACAGGAAGTTTATGTGATTGTCATAACAATGTAAATGAAATCTGCATGTTACTGCATTTCCATCTCCATAGCTTTGGCTCTGCTGGGCACCTGCAGGCAGCTGGTGATTTTGTGGCACTCGCtgtctctgagcagaggccatgtGACATGCAGGGGTTTCTACTACACTGtaagaaaaaacgttcccattGTTGTGTATTTTCAcagtgaaaatttgcattagtgTATAAACCAATGATTATGAATGGGCTAGTTTTCATCTAATGCAAAGACAAACAAAACACAGCCTGCTGCATTCGTTTTGGAATCCTTAATGTGATTTATTGCATGTTTATTCTTACCAGAAACAGGAACTTGTCATGTTGTCAGTAAGCAGAGTATGTAATTTAGGCCAACTGCAAAAAATGTTCATAAACGCATATAAAATACCATGCATTGTTTCAGTTgtatttgagtcacacacctgtaacaagcatgcagtgtgTCATACCACGTGCATAGTGAGAATCCAGCCTCATACTTGTGCTGGACCACCTGTGGCAAGTGAGAGCCATTGGTCCAACGTGGTCTGGCTGTAGCCTGCGGCAGATGTGCTCCCCAATATACTATATGGTGGAATGTATTAGCATGGCCCAGGATAatcgcagactgcacagaagtgcggcccaCTTGATGCAACGGATCCcgtggtgtgaaccagccctgaatgtACCCTGATAGTGGAGAGAGAAGACAGAACTTATCCGCATTTTACTGTGGTGTGAGTCCCTGCTAATAAAATTTACACAAAATCGAATCTCTCCAAAAAAACATAAGCAATGACAAGCTGACACTGTCCTAAGGAGCCAAAGAAGAGAGTGAGAAGTGAAAAGTTTTGGGCTGGATTTGAGCTGTACTGAACAAGTTATTACTTGTAGATTTGTCCATAAAAAAATGCACCACATGTACACTTACTTAGAACATTCTGTAGCTCGTCCCTTGTTCTGGTATTCCACAATGCAGCGGATGAGTTGATCATTTTCCTCCAGCAGCTATACAGAACAAAAAGAAAATGAGATAAAACAAAACACAGCGCTCTACAATGACGCTGGCTTATTTGGGACTGTgccgacatcactgctcactgtgGCAGGCAATGGCCTCTGCTGAAAAATGAACCTCAAATTCATCAATGCCACTTTTATTATAATGGGTCTAATCAGACTAAAGCAGGATGGATTTTCCCCGGAAATTGGTAAAGTTGGCATATAATCTGCATTTGCCATTTTCAggtttttattttgatttttcatGTGTGGTTGTGCAATTTTTGTTTGTGTAACATTAAATCacaggcaaaaaataaataaataataataataatcagaaaaatAGACCTGCTGTCCAAATTTCAGAAAAACTCAAAATCTGAAGTCTAGTAATagtgaacccagcctaaagtTATTTTGGAGTGGTGGCTCCCTCCACCCTTCTGAATGTTCTGGTGAAGATGgcttatttaaaatatttccaagggaatcttaaagaaaacccgaggcggggttctaagaatgcaatccacatacagaggctgggtatgcctatagagcccagcctctgttgctatttcaatcccccctaagccccccctgcgctctgtaatcagccataaattacagccgcgctgccgacacagcgtgtcagagcgggctgtgCTTACATCAGTAATGTCACTCTGTCGCTATacatttcaccacatcattgtgggaacactgctttcttGTGTGTTTGGGAACATTACCTAactacctttaggctgctttcacagtgggacgttacaggcgcacattagaggagcctgtaacgcacccccaccacacagcaatgaaaaatctatgggctgttcacagtgcccatgttgcgttacacagtaatgcttcacgtcaagacaacgtactgcatgcagtactttatacgcggctaagccgcgttagactgtttgcacatgctcagtacgggtgtttttgtttttttttaggggcggagaggaggcggggagaggccgctacgtagccaggcacatggctacttggcattcactgcacttgcagtgtttactctttggagcggccgctgattggctggcgggaccacgtgatgcggagagctccgctcacgtggtctccgcagcgcctccgacagagcaggtgcaccaagagctgcttgtaacgcggctcttgatagcgtcctgctccaacaccaccaggcgttgcgttaggggcacggcatgtgccctataacgtcccctaaatgcaacgtcctggtgtgtaaacaGACTGGGTCAAGTTGCCTATCTGCATTTTGGGtggaaactctggcccactgcctgagagttacattacagttcacTTCACCCATGTCATGGACATGCCCATTTTGTGTCACAGCGCGCTTAGCATGCTGCACTAACACCAACCAGCCGCCCCACCCAGGTTGAGCCCAGAGAAATGTAACTGTAAATATTTTAACCCCCAatttactgctttttttttttttttttttttttacagtagcccCTATTGTGTGTTCTGTCCCCCAGAATGGGgacaaatgccaaggaacccctgcagactaCTAAagaaaccctggttgagaaagcctgccctagaggctgcagctctggcgttttgagtcaaccaggagaaaaagtgcaatataaatgttctgtgtcagtCACTGCACGGGGTCTCTGTTAGTGATGCGAAGTAGCAGCAGCTGATGATGGGATAAtctccaactccccccccccccccccgcgaccctcCCTCCCACCGCGCTGCCACACCCCCCTCCATAGGATTTTTCTCACCCGCTGCAGGTTGTCATCAGGCACGTGCGCTCGGCCTCGCAGCCTCTCCGGTACAAACACCAGCGACATCTTCTCCAGCGATCTGACTGCACTTCCGGCGCACGCCTACTACGTCATCCCTGCTGCGCGTCGCCGAGCTTCATCATACGTCTCTTGTGGTGCGTAAAACCGAGGCGAAAGTGATGTTCTGCGCATGTGAGTAAGCTGCAGCGGAGATCGGTGCGGGGCTGCAGGAGGATACAACGTCACGCTGTCACACTACAGCGTGAAGCTGCTGGGGCGTGGCCAGAAATAGCACGTTAGGATGTGGAAAATATAAGAAtgtaaaaacaacaaaatatCCCCCTCCCCTCTAGTGCTAGTGACGCCTCCTTCTCTGTGCCCCGCCCCCAGCTTTATTGACTATTATTACAGCCACTGACTGATGGAGATGCTGTATCTTGTGCTACCATGGGGACCTGCATATCTcacccacagctccacctgccctcCCTGCTAGTGATCTGCCCCCacaccagatcatccacaaggcaatccttGGCAGTTGCCTAAGGCCTGggtagagtctaggggcctgatgGATGCAAACCCCACCAAATGTTATTACAAAAGCGCCAGGTGATCATAAAGCGCGGGGAAAAAACTGCTAAAGCCCCATTTGTCTTAATCCTTGTAATCCTTTTCTGCCTCACACACACTCTACTGAGTCCCCTCTGCAGCTGCAGCCATTGATCTGATCATCTCACCAGCTCTGGCCTACCTTCACAAGCAGAACGCGTCGCTGCCCTTCTACAGCCTCCGCCCCAATCTGTCGCCTGAGGGATTGCATTCCGATTAAAGATGTGCTTGATTTACACGTAGAAGAAACCTGAGATGGGCAGATTCAATGATTTTATCATTACCTTTTATACTTACTTTATACTTTGTTCGCCTGGTATTGGCCCCGGTACCCTTCTGCGCTTGCACTTTATGTGTATGTGCAGAAGAGCtgactgacgtgactgagccagattaccacgGCCGATACCAGACGAACTGAGGCACTcgagaggatggtgagggacgcaTCGTtgctcgtctcaggtacactttaaagtggccaTCGAtaatccaatttgataattttatgGATACGGATAAAAATCAGTACaacaagcatgcccgatcgattATTAGGCTAATTTCGGGCTTAGGACCTAACAGAACAGTACACTGCCTTCCAAaccagaggttttttttgtgtttctggTTCAAACCTTGTCAGTTTGAGCCTGTGTGCAGCAACAACTTACCAGAGCCCCCTGCTAAATTACCAATCGGGGCCCCTCATGTGGCTGATAAAGCACACACACCTTATCCCCCAGCACCCTCTTGCGTATGACATCACTGTGTCATATG from Hyperolius riggenbachi isolate aHypRig1 chromosome 11, aHypRig1.pri, whole genome shotgun sequence includes:
- the SS18L2 gene encoding SS18-like protein 2, which produces MSLVFVPERLRGRAHVPDDNLQRLLEENDQLIRCIVEYQNKGRATECSKYQQVLHRNLIYLATIADASPPPPPTKPTS